Proteins from a genomic interval of Papaver somniferum cultivar HN1 chromosome 4, ASM357369v1, whole genome shotgun sequence:
- the LOC113275817 gene encoding flavonoid 3'-monooxygenase-like encodes MDSSSSSISSSLEILIATSCVLVVSFFLLKIRQILAKRNKLPYPPGPKPWPVVGNLPHLGMAVHQSLAAMVKTYGPIIYLRLGSVNVVVACSASIASQFLKTHDSNFSNRPPNSGAKHIAYNYQDLVFAPYGRRWRMFRKICAVHVFSGKALDEFRYVREEEVAVLTKALAKSNKNGQGSPVNLADLLNVCTTNALARVLLGTRVCGDGEGYADQKSQEFKEMVVEVMVLSGVFNIGDFIPSLEWFDLQGVASKMKNLHQRFDAFLTKIIDDHKINAASNENCTGSKNSDLLSKLIGLKEDVDGEEWKLTDTDIKALLLNLFTAGTDTSSSTVEWALAELIRHPNILAQAQQELDSVVGKDRLVSESDLNQLPYLQAVIKEAFRLHPSTPLSLPRVSVEDCEIDGYFIPKNTTLLTNVWAIARDPSMWPDPLRFEPERFLPGSEKANVDIKGNDFEVIPFGAGRRICAGLSLGLRMVQFMTAALIHGFNWELPEGQVIEKLNMDEAYGLTLQRASPLMVHPKPRLEAHVYSAIKF; translated from the exons atggattcttcctcctcttctataTCTTCTTCTTTGGAGATTTTGATAGCAACTTCTTGCGTACTCgtagtttctttctttcttctaaaGATACGTCAAATTCTTGCAAAACGCAACAAACTTCCATATCCACCAGGACCAAAACCATGGCCAGTTGTTGGAAACTTACCTCACTTGGGTATGGCAGTGCATCAAAGTCTAGCAGCTATGGTTAAAACATACGGTCCTATTATATATCTGCGTTTAGGATCTGTTAACGTAGTTGTTGCTTGTTCAGCATCTATTGCTTCGCAGTTTCTGAAGACCCATGATTCTAATTTCTCAAACAGACCACCAAATTCTGGTGCTAAACATATTGCTTATAATTATCAAGATCTTGTTTTTGCTCCTTATGGTCGTAGATGGCGTATGTTTAGAAAGATATGTGCTGTTCATGTGTTCTCCGGCAAAGCTCTCGATGAGTTCCGGTACGTTCGTGAG gaaGAAGTAGCTGTGCTGACAAAAGCATtagcaaaatcaaacaaaaatggcCAGGGCAGTCCAGTGAACCTAGCAGATTTGCTAAATGTATGCACAACAAATGCTTTAGCCAGAGTTCTATTAGGGACAAGAGTatgtggagatggtgaaggttaTGCTGATCAAAAATCACAGGAATTCAAAGAAATGGTAGTTGAAGTTATGGTATTATCAGGTGTTTTTAACATTGGTGATTTTATACCTTCATTAGAATGGTTTGATTTACAAGGTGTTGCATCTAAAATGAAGAATTTACATCAGAGAtttgatgcatttttaactaagATTATTGATGATCATAAAATCAATGCTGCTTCTAATGAAAATTGTACTGGGTCTAAAAATTCCgatttgctgagtaaattgattGGTTTGAAAGAGGATGTGGATGGTGAAGAATGGAAGCTAACCGACACTGATATTAAGGCCCTTCTGTTG AATTTATTCACGGCAGGTACAGATACATCTTCGAGTACAGTGGAGTGGGCTTTGGCAGAGCTAATTCGACACCCTAATATTCTAGCCCAAGCACAGCAAGAATTGGATTCTGTTGTGGGTAAAGACCGACTCGTGTCCGAATCCGATCTAAACCAACTTCCATACCTACAAGCCGTAATCAAAGAAGCGTTTCGTCTTCATCCATCAACGCCACTTTCCCTTCCACGGGTTTCCGTTGAAGATTGTGAGATTGATGGGTACTTCATTCCGAAAAACACCACTCTTCTCACTAATGTATGGGCTATCGCTCGTGATCCGTCGATGTGGCCTGACCCGTTGAGATTCGAACCCGAACGGTTCTTACCCGGTAGCGAAAAGGCCAATGTTGATATCAAGGGAAATGATTTTGAAGTTATACCGTTTGGAGCTGGACGACGGATATGCGCCGGTTTGAGTTTGGGATTGAGGATGGTGCAGTTTATGACTGCTGCTTTGATTCATGGTTTTAACTGGGAGTTACCAGAAGGTCAAGTGATTGAGAAATTGAACATGGATGAAGCTTATGGGCTTACACTGCAAAGAGCTTCACCTTTAATGGTTCATCCTAAGCCAAGATTGGAAGCTCACGTGTATAGTGCCATCAAATTTTAG